The proteins below are encoded in one region of Conger conger chromosome 17, fConCon1.1, whole genome shotgun sequence:
- the sts gene encoding steryl-sulfatase produces MSRRGKMERAWILLLGQIFMGAWSLSREEKGPNFVLMMVDDLGIGDLGCYGNATLRTPNIDRLAQEGVKLTQHIAAAPLCTPSRAAFLTGRYAVRSGMAGYGKLGVFIMTAASGGLPEQEVTFAELAKQQGYATSLIGKWHLGLNCERSDDFCHHPNWHGFDHFYGITMTNMRDCQPGHGSILYMISSHIPTRSIGVAIGTVAVLHVLGVISVTRKMLLCFSLVPAVFLALFAVVVFTYPYLNCFLMRNQEIVEQPFLSENLTQRMTHEAIQFLQRNSERPFLLFFSFVQVHTALFASAAFRGRSRHGLYGDTVEEVDWSVGKLMETLDSLGLRENTLLYLTSDHGAHLEEISSNGEVHGGWNGIYKAGKSTNWEGGIRVPGILRWSGVLPGNKSIDEPTSNMDIFPTVAKLIGAGTPEDREIDGRDLMPLLLGEVERSEHEFLFHYCNAYLNAVRWRPANSDSTWKAFFFTQNFSPENSTACLHTHVCFCTEEYVTYHDPPLLFDLSRDPSETTPLTEREVPDFHAVLDVMRRAASRHARSVAPVPNQLSLGYQLWKPWLQPCCSTLSQLCTCSRDDPPEGGD; encoded by the exons ATGTCTAGAAGAG GCAAAATGGAGCGTGCTTGGATCCTGCTACTTGGTCAGATATTCATGGGTGCTTGGAGTTTATCCAGGGAAGAAAAAGGGCCCAATTTTGTTCTCATGATGGTAGATGACCTGGGAATTGGCGACTTAGGATGCTACGGGAACGCAACTCTAAG GACCCCCAATATTGACCGGTTGGCCCAGGAGGGGGTGAAGCTGACCCAGCACATCGCTGCTGCACCCCTGTGCACCCCCAGCAGAGCTGCCTTCCTCACCGGCCGCTATGCAGTCAGATCAG GCATGGCCGGCTATGGGAAGCTAGGTGTGTTCATCATGACAGCTGCATCTGGGGGTCTCCCGGAACAGGAAGTCACATTCGCTGAACTTGCCAAACAGCAAGGATACGCCACGTCGCTCATAG GCAAGTGGCACCTGGGATTGAACTGTGAACGAAGCGACGACTTCTGCCACCATCCAAACTGGCATGGCTTTGACCACTTCTACGGCATCACCATGACCAACATGCGCGACTGCCAGCCTGGTCACGGTTCCATCCTGTACATGATCTCCAGCCACATCCCCACTCGTAGCATTGGGGTTGCTATAGGGACTGTGGCTGTCCTACACGTCTTGGGGGTCATTTCGGTGACACGGAAGATGCTCTTATGCTTTAGCCTGGTTCCAGCTGTATTCCTGGCTCTCTtcgctgttgttgttttcacgTACCCTTATTTAAACTGCTTCCTAATGAGGAACCAGGAGATTGTGGAGCAGCCCTTTTTATCTGAAAACCTAACCCAAAGGATGACTCACGAAGCCATACAGTTTTTGCAGAG GAACTCGGAGAGACCATTCCTGCTGTTCTTCTCCTTCGTCCAAGTGCACACAGCGCTCTTTGCGTCTGCGGCGTTCCGGGGCAGGAGCCGGCACGGTCTCTATGGCGACACGGTAGAGGAGGTGGACTGGAGTGTGG GAAAGCTAATGGAGACCTTGGACTCCTTGGGGCTCCGTGAGAACACTCTGCTCTACCTGACCTCTGATCATGGGGCACACCTGGAGGAGATATCCTCCAATGGGGAAGTGCATGGGGGCTGGAATGGCATCTACAAAG CGGGGAAATCCACCAACTGGGAGGGAGGGATTAGGGTTCCAGGAATCCTTCGATGGAGCGGTGTGTTACCCGGTAACAAGAGCATCGATGAACCCACAAGCAACATGGACATATTCCCAACTGTCGCAAAGCTGATAGGAGCAGGAACACCTGAAGACAG GGAAATTGATGGACGTGACCTGATGCCCCTCCTGCTGGGTGAAGTTGAGCGATCGGAGCACGAGTTTCTTTTCCACTACTGTAACGCCTATCTGAACGCTGTGAGGTGGCGACCCGCAAACA gTGATTCCACATGGAAGGCGTTTTTCTTCACTCAGAACTTTTCCCCGGAGAATTCGACGGCCTGTTTACACACTCACGTGTGTTTCTGCACGGAGGAATACGTGACGTACCACGACCCCCCCCTGCTGTTCGACCTCTCCAGAGACCCTTCGGAGACCACGCCTCTGACGGAGCGGGAGGTGCCGGACTTCCACGCCGTCCTGGACGTCATGCGCCGGGCGGCGAGCCGCCACGCCCGCTCCGTCGCCCCCGTGCCCAATCAGCTGTCCCTGGGGTACCAGCTGTGGAAGCCCTGGCTGcagccctgctgctccacccTGTCTCAGCTCTGCACCTGCAGCAGAGATGACCCCCCTGAAGGGGGTGACTAG